A single genomic interval of Streptomyces sp. 1222.5 harbors:
- a CDS encoding DUF488 family protein: MTGAAPSEGPRSHAGLITFGHSTADRTTLVELLRGAGVTAVVDVRTAPGSRRNPDLSRQRLAEWMPEEHLDYRWEQRLGGWRKPSPDSPDTVWRNDSFRGYAAHTRSPGFVAAMDELMRQAGEARTAVMCSEAVWWRCHRRLIADFAVLALGEPVRHLMHDGRLTAHTPTPGVRLRDDGLLVYDDAPSVGAATLF; this comes from the coding sequence ATGACCGGAGCGGCCCCGTCCGAGGGGCCACGGAGCCACGCCGGACTGATCACCTTCGGCCACAGCACAGCGGACCGGACCACGCTGGTCGAACTCCTCCGAGGAGCCGGTGTCACCGCCGTCGTGGACGTCAGAACCGCGCCCGGCAGCCGCCGCAACCCCGACCTGTCACGGCAGCGGCTGGCCGAGTGGATGCCGGAGGAGCACCTCGACTACCGGTGGGAGCAGCGGCTGGGCGGATGGCGCAAGCCGTCGCCGGACTCGCCGGACACCGTCTGGCGCAACGACTCCTTCCGCGGCTACGCGGCGCACACCCGCAGCCCGGGGTTCGTCGCCGCCATGGACGAGCTGATGCGGCAGGCGGGTGAGGCACGCACCGCGGTGATGTGCAGCGAGGCGGTGTGGTGGCGATGCCACCGCCGCCTGATCGCGGACTTCGCCGTACTGGCCCTGGGCGAGCCCGTCCGCCACCTCATGCACGACGGACGCCTCACCGCGCACACCCCGACGCCCGGCGTGCGCCTGCGCGACGACGGCCTCCTCGTCTACGACGACGCTCCGTCGGTGGGCGCGGCCACCCTCTTCTGA